In one Bombyx mori chromosome 22, ASM3026992v2 genomic region, the following are encoded:
- the CPR107 gene encoding cuticular protein RR-2 motif 107 precursor: MYSKVLLVATILAAVTARPQEGHGHGGHDHSHAVSSQSIVLHTSHGHEHQPHHAPAHHQILLTQHAGHHNHEELHHGVHLVQHHGHEHHHGHDDHHVDYHAHPKYAFEYKVEDPHTGDNKYQHETRDGDVVKGVYSLHEADGTIRTVEYSADKHSGFNAVVRREGHAHHAVPEHHHHH, from the exons ATGTATTCCAAG GTTCTTTTAGTAGCCACTATTCTGGCCGCAGTCACGGCTAGACCTCAAGAGGGCCATGGCCATGGAGGACACGACCACAGCCATGCGGTTTCATCCCAAAGCATCGTATTACACACGAGTCACGGACATGAACATCAGCCACATCACGCTCCAGCCCACCACCAAATACTTTTAACACAGCACGCGGGACACCATAATCATGAGGAGTTGCACCATGGAGTTCATTTAGTGCAACACCACGGTCATGAACATCATCACGGACATGACGACCACCACGTTGACTATCAC gCTCATCCTAAATACGCCTTTGAGTACAAAGTAGAGGATCCTCACACCGGCGACAACAAGTACCAGCACGAGACCCGTGACGGTGACGTCGTGAAGGGCGTGTACAGTCTGCACGAGGCTGATGGTACCATCAGGACTGTTGAGTACAGCGCCGATAAACACAGCGG ATTCAACGCAGTTGTGAGACGCGAGGGTCATGCTCACCATGCTGTACctgaacatcatcatcatcactaa